A single window of Candidatus Woesearchaeota archaeon DNA harbors:
- a CDS encoding NAD+ synthase, protein MFDPNKAVNNLVMELKNFFKFRGFSDAVIGLSGGVDSSVTCALAVKALGKEHVTGIIMPELGVSSKESVNDAQQVAGQLGIKVLYQPINDILKSYQLPFCLNKIAQMNLKARVRANILYAYANTHDALVLGTGNKTEILMGYATKYGDAACDVLPIGSLYKIQVWEIARLLGIPLQIIRKKPSAELYQGQFDEDELGYSYQELDHFLIEGPVPLEIANRIDRNKHKSESVPILKFD, encoded by the coding sequence ATGTTTGATCCAAATAAAGCAGTGAATAATTTAGTTATGGAATTGAAGAATTTTTTTAAGTTTCGTGGGTTTAGTGACGCAGTTATAGGATTAAGTGGTGGCGTTGATTCCAGTGTTACTTGCGCATTAGCTGTTAAAGCTCTTGGCAAAGAACATGTTACTGGTATTATTATGCCTGAACTTGGCGTAAGCAGCAAAGAAAGTGTTAATGATGCACAACAAGTAGCTGGGCAATTAGGAATTAAAGTATTGTATCAACCGATTAATGATATTCTTAAGAGTTATCAATTACCGTTTTGTTTGAATAAGATTGCTCAGATGAATTTGAAAGCTCGTGTTAGAGCTAATATTCTTTATGCTTATGCTAATACTCATGATGCTCTTGTATTAGGAACTGGCAATAAAACTGAAATTCTTATGGGATATGCAACTAAGTATGGCGATGCTGCCTGTGATGTATTGCCTATTGGCAGTTTGTATAAAATTCAGGTTTGGGAAATTGCTCGGCTGTTAGGAATACCTTTGCAGATTATTCGGAAGAAACCTTCTGCTGAATTATATCAAGGACAATTTGATGAAGATGAATTAGGGTATAGTTATCAAGAATTAGATCATTTCTTAATTGAAGGACCTGTTCCGTTGGAAATTGCTAATAGGATTGATAGGAATAAACATAAGAGTGAAAGTGTGCCTATTCTGAAATTTGATTAA
- a CDS encoding AAA family ATPase — protein MENNTFYDRKQELAMLKSKYAALKSGELLVIYGRRRVGKTELIRQFIKNVPENKFYFYVDLVEKQGLLDSLSKSVYEQLQETMRFADFSDFLSYIQAKSDNGFVLVLDEFQRFLEVAPEFITQLQNYWDQHLKQKKIMIVLVGSSIGMIHKITNSKTGALYGRATRIKISPFKYADFRLMFKELSEEEKIILFSVFGGTPYYLEKVKKLEGDVYAKISALLLKKGAELFEEPKNLLEYEQVRIHAKYNSILQAASSGKETIKEINDFTGIPINIMPAYINKLDELLDLLMKKNPVLGKERLGRYCVSDNFFNFWYRFIFPNQTALNLGNYTLVQDIIKENLNSYVGKMFEEICKELLISYLNKKTNGYTLDFQDIGTWWNRSGEEIDLVAYNNKTRKILVGEVKWTNKLVDAEVLDQLMRKSKMINFNGEYKFLIISKSGFTDICLKKMKEFNVLYLDLEDIEKMFNQI, from the coding sequence ATGGAAAACAACACATTTTATGACAGGAAACAAGAACTTGCAATGTTAAAAAGCAAGTATGCTGCGTTGAAATCAGGAGAATTGCTTGTTATTTATGGGAGAAGAAGGGTAGGAAAGACTGAATTGATACGTCAATTTATTAAAAATGTACCTGAAAACAAGTTCTATTTTTATGTTGATTTAGTGGAAAAACAAGGATTATTGGATTCCCTCTCTAAATCTGTCTATGAACAACTACAAGAAACAATGAGATTTGCGGATTTTAGTGATTTTTTAAGTTATATCCAAGCTAAATCTGACAATGGTTTTGTATTGGTACTTGATGAATTTCAAAGATTTCTTGAAGTTGCGCCAGAGTTTATAACACAATTGCAAAATTATTGGGATCAACATTTGAAACAGAAAAAAATAATGATTGTTTTAGTCGGATCTTCAATTGGTATGATACATAAAATTACCAACAGCAAAACTGGCGCGTTATATGGGAGAGCAACGAGAATTAAAATATCTCCTTTTAAGTATGCAGATTTCAGGCTAATGTTTAAAGAATTATCTGAAGAAGAAAAGATTATTCTGTTCTCAGTATTTGGAGGAACACCTTATTATTTAGAAAAAGTAAAAAAATTAGAAGGTGATGTATATGCTAAAATATCAGCATTATTGCTTAAGAAAGGAGCTGAACTATTTGAAGAACCGAAAAACTTGTTAGAATATGAGCAGGTTAGAATTCATGCCAAATATAATTCAATATTGCAAGCTGCGTCATCTGGGAAAGAAACAATTAAGGAAATTAATGATTTTACCGGCATACCCATAAATATCATGCCTGCTTACATAAACAAACTTGATGAACTGTTAGATTTGCTCATGAAGAAAAATCCTGTTCTTGGCAAAGAAAGATTAGGGAGATATTGTGTCAGTGATAACTTTTTCAATTTTTGGTATAGATTTATCTTTCCAAACCAAACCGCATTAAATCTAGGCAATTATACTTTAGTTCAAGACATTATAAAAGAAAATCTAAATTCATATGTTGGAAAAATGTTTGAAGAGATATGCAAAGAATTGCTCATTAGTTATCTTAATAAAAAAACAAATGGTTATACTCTTGACTTTCAAGATATCGGAACATGGTGGAACCGTTCAGGAGAAGAAATTGACCTTGTAGCCTACAATAACAAAACAAGAAAAATATTAGTTGGAGAAGTAAAATGGACTAATAAGCTTGTTGATGCCGAAGTATTAGATCAACTGATGAGAAAATCAAAAATGATTAATTTTAATGGTGAATATAAATTCTTGATTATATCAAAAAGTGGTTTTACTGATATATGCCTCAAAAAGATGAAAGAATTTAATGTTCTCTACCTTGATTTAGAAGATATTGAAAAAATGTTTAATCAAATATAA
- a CDS encoding radical SAM protein, which translates to MTPDLHRLLVTTEEIYLAHFSPTTCFERAIFFSWGCSIGDCTFCYMSTQPDSKKPVETKRSYASIFAEFILSKQLGWEIGFFTGGIGVFTPDEVEFMLKVAVQIIGDKLWLSVGPLSKPLLIRYLPYIKGVVGSTETINPILHKQVCPSKPLEPYQNMFVAANELGLKKAMTFIVGMGESRNDMVLLKEFIIKYKIDKIHIYGLIPQKGTPFQHSPPPTAEEQAWWIAQLRMSFPHLDIQCGIWKDRVDRIPLLLKAGANSISKFPALKEFGKQTAISLEEGCKLAGREMIGTLTKLPYCNWEQEVTRLDIDEELKKDILDKLLFYLEEMGGEKCLIQIKQ; encoded by the coding sequence ATGACTCCAGACTTGCACAGATTGCTAGTTACAACTGAGGAAATCTATCTAGCTCATTTCTCTCCCACAACCTGCTTTGAACGAGCAATTTTCTTTAGTTGGGGATGCAGTATAGGTGATTGCACGTTCTGCTATATGAGTACACAACCAGATTCTAAAAAACCTGTTGAAACTAAACGTTCTTATGCCTCTATATTTGCTGAATTTATTCTAAGCAAACAATTAGGTTGGGAGATTGGATTTTTTACCGGAGGAATAGGAGTATTTACTCCTGATGAAGTTGAGTTTATGTTAAAAGTTGCAGTTCAGATTATTGGTGATAAACTCTGGCTCTCTGTTGGACCTTTATCAAAACCTTTGCTTATCAGATATTTGCCTTATATTAAAGGCGTTGTTGGATCGACCGAGACTATTAATCCAATTCTTCATAAACAAGTATGTCCTTCAAAACCATTAGAACCTTATCAAAATATGTTTGTTGCTGCTAATGAGTTAGGTTTGAAAAAAGCGATGACTTTTATTGTTGGGATGGGTGAATCACGCAATGATATGGTGTTACTTAAAGAATTTATTATCAAATATAAGATTGATAAAATTCATATATATGGTTTAATTCCACAAAAAGGAACGCCTTTTCAACATAGTCCTCCACCAACTGCTGAAGAACAAGCATGGTGGATTGCTCAACTAAGGATGAGTTTTCCTCATTTAGATATTCAATGTGGCATATGGAAGGATAGAGTCGATAGAATACCATTATTATTAAAAGCTGGAGCTAATTCCATCAGCAAGTTTCCTGCATTAAAAGAGTTTGGGAAACAAACTGCTATTAGTCTTGAAGAAGGATGCAAACTTGCTGGTCGAGAAATGATCGGAACGTTGACCAAGCTGCCTTATTGCAATTGGGAGCAAGAAGTTACTCGATTAGATATTGATGAGGAGCTGAAAAAAGATATTTTAGATAAATTATTATTCTATTTAGAAGAAATGGGTGGAGAAAAATGTTTGATCCAAATAAAGCAGTGA